TAATAGTAAAGTATATGCAGGCTTTGCGGCTGTTGTTGCGCAAATCGTTATCTTGGATGCCGTCTTCTCCTTTGATGCAGTGATAACCGCGGTCGGCATGGTAAAGCATGTAGAAGTAATGATGGCTGCGGTTATTGTAGCCATGGCAGTAATGATTTTAGCGGCCAAAGCTTTAACTGATTTTGTGGGTAAGCATCCTACTGTCGTTATCCTATGCTTGGGCTTTTTGCTTATGATTGGATTTAGTTTGATCGTTGAAGGATTAGGCTTTCACATACCAAAAGGCTATTTATATGCAGCTATTGGCTTTTCTATTGTTATTGAAGCCTTTAATCAATTCATGCAACGTAACCGTAATAAGCATGAGAGCGTTATTCCTCTACGAGATAGAGCTGCAGATAGTATTCTAAAACTGATGGGTGGTAAAACTTCTAACGACAATGAAGATCTGCTAACGGAAGACAAAAGCTCCATACCAGTCATTCCTTTTGAAGAAGAGGAGCGTTATATGATCAGCGGTGTGCTCGCGTTAGGCGAACGAGATGTTGAAACCATCATGACGCCACGCTCAGATATCTCTTGGATTAATATAGAAGATAGTATAGACGAGATATATAAGAAAGTACTATCAACACCACACAGTTTATTACCTGTTTGCCAAGGACAGTTAAACAAGATATTGAGTGTAGTACGAGCCAAAGATATCTTATCGGTATTGAACAAACAGCCTGACAATATTTACTCGGCTTTAGAACCTTTATTTACTAAGCAAAAGCCTGTCTTCGTTTCTAATAGCATTGGTAATTTGCGTCTTATTAATTTACTAAAAAATGCCAAGGGTAACTTGGCCATAGTGGTTGATGAGTATGGTCAAGTCGCAGGACTAGTGACGCCTTTAGATCTGTTTGAAGCCATTGCTGGCGAGTTTCCTGATGAAGATGAAACGCTAGAGTTTTTTAAACAAGAGGATCATTGGATAGCTGAAGGTACTATTAGCCTAGATCAATTGCGTCTTGAGTTAAATGAGCCAAGTTTATTAGAAGAAGTCGAGCAGTTGACCTTAGGTGGCTATATCAATTTTAGGCTAGGCGGTATTGGTCAAGTTAATGAGCAAGTCAGCAGTGATGGGTATGTTTTTACAATTTTAGAAGCTTTGTCTACAAGAATTCTTCTAGTAAAAATTGAGAGAGATGACATTTAATGAAACTCATGGCTTCTATAGCTATACTATAAACCGTCCCAAATTTGTCTGATTCTTTAAGGACAGGAAGTCTTCGACAATCTCTGGGCGGTTCAACTTTTGGAGTTAAGGCAGGCATTATATGCGTAAATATAATGGCATCCCAAAAGATCAATTACATCATCTAAGGCAATGGTTTAAATAGGAGTTAAATTATTTATTTAAGAAAGCCTTTTAAATATTAATATTACTGTGCTGAGCAGAAATTCGACGTTTGATAAGCCAAGCGATAACAATAGCTATGGCAAGCAGTAAGAAAAGCTTAGAGTATGGTGCTAGCATGGTCGCAATGACTTCATAATTTTTACCCAGATAAAACCCTGCTAGAGTCAACGCTGTCGTCCAAATACTAGACCCTAAAGCCGTTAATGTTAAAAAAGAGATCAGCGACATTTTATTCATTCCTGCAGGGATAGAAATCAGTGAACGAATACCAGGTACCATACGGCCAAAAAAGACCGCTTTCTTACCACGTTTATCGAACCAAGCATTGGAAGATAAAATATCCTCAGCCTTAATAAATACGTATTTACCGTACTTTTCAGTAAATAATATTAGGCGTTCTTTATTAAACAAAGTTCCTAAATAGTATAGAGGCAAGGCACCAATAACGCTGCCAAACGTACCCGTTAGTATAACTAGAAATATATTTAAATCACCTCTAGCTGCCGCAAAACCTGCTGCTGGCATAATAAGCTCAGACGGTATAGGCGGGAAAACATTTTCGGCAAACATAGCAAATACAATGCCGAGATACCCAAACTTTACCATGATAGCCAGCACCCACTCACTCATTTGATGCATTAAATTACCTTATCCTATTGGTGACTTATTTATTATTGTAATGGAATAGAACGGGTTCAAATCAAAGGTAATTTGTAACAGTAGTTTCTATTCATCGTTTTATCGATGGCCGTTGCCATATTATAATAATGAATGTATCCATGGATCTGTTGCTCTAATGACGATCCTTCTAACTATAAGACACTTAATAAATATAATTAAACTGCCTGATCTAATTTCTGTGTCAGCGTAGAGCTGCTACTATGCATATTAAGTCGTGCGTTATTGTAATGATGCAACCAATCCTTTGTTTGTTTACGGACTCGATCTAAATCCGTAAACAATTCTTGGTTTAACCAATCATAGCGTATCGTTCTTTTATAGCGCTTAACATAAGCATTTTGTTGTAGATAGCCTTAATATAATTGTTCAGGATGCTTTGTTCTATCATTCAGTCTTTGAGTGTATTACTAAGGTATTCAGGTCTGTTATCACATCTTACTTGAACCGGTTTACCTCGGTATTCAATTTCAATCAGCTGATTCAGCCTACGTATGATTGAGCATGCAGTAAGAAGTCAATCCCAATGGTTAAGGCTTCACGGTTGTACTCATCAATAATATTAAATAGTCTAAAAGCATGACCATTCGTCAAAGTGTATTGGTCAACTATACCTAAGTTTTTAGTGTTAGATAAGGAGATTAAACAGGAGCTTGACGCAGCTAAACCAGCTCCTGCAGAAACTTACAGTGCACGTTTCAGACCAAGGTTTTGATAGATATGTTTAGTCCCATATTTGCTTATATCTGCGCCTGCGGATTATTTTTAGCATAACGCCATGACATCAACCCAGTAATAATTAGCACTACTGCAATAAAGCCTAAAGAGATGGCAATTGGAACATGATAAAGATCAAGTAGCAGCATTTTTATACCAATAAAGGTCATGATTACGCCTAGCCCATATGGTAAGTAGTGCATTGTGGCTGCTGCGCCTGCTAACAGGAAGAACATAGCACGTAGACCTAAAATAGCGAATAAGTTAGCACTCAATACAATGAATGGGTCGGTGGTAATGGCAAAAATGGCAGGAATAGAGTCAACCGCAAAAATAACATCAGAGATTTCGACTAAAATTAGCACTACCAACATGGGTGTCGCCCACAATAGACCATTTTCACGCACTAAAAATTTTTCGCCTCGCAGCGTGGGCGTAATGCGCATATGTCTACGTAGCCATTTTAACAGCTTCATTTCTTCAAGATCGACAGGTTCGTCGTGACCACCTTTTAGAAACTTATAACCGGTATAAACCAAAAACGCACCAAAGATATAAAGTACCCATGAAAACTCTTGAATTAGCCATGCGCCTGCAAGAATAAAAATAGTGCGTAAAACAATAGCGCCTATTACACCATATAATAGTATACGACGCTGCAAAGCAGGTGGGACAGCAAACGCGCCAAAAATCATGAGCCAGACAAACACATTATCAATCGCTAGTGATTTTTCGATTAAATAACCAGTCACAAACTCCAAGGTTTTTTGGTTAGCAACTGCCGTGCCTAAATTTGTATTTAGATACCACCATAATCCGCCTGCGAATAAAGCAGATACACTGACCCAAGCAATACTCCATAGCACAGCCAATTTAATAGATACAGGTTGATGCTCATTTTGTACTGCGTTTACGTCGGAATTCTCTAGCGGATCTTTATGCTTAAAGCCCAAAAAGTCGATCAGTAGCATGACTGCGACTATTGCAAAAAAAATGGCATATAGCCAAGGTGTGCCGATTGTTTCCACAATATTCCTTAAGTATAGACAACTGGGGTCAATATTCTATTCAGATTCTTATTAGAATATTACCTTAAAAATACTGTTTTTACATATTACTTTCAGTCATATAAATTGACCCAAACGTTCAATTTAACCTCTACGTGTCAAAGTAGGTCGACGAAAATACCTAGGATTATTTTATCCTACATATACTGACTTCATTGATCTTATGTATTGTCTCTATTGCTTAATCTCCGCATAATATAAGGAGATTAATGGCTTTATCTCTGCACATCTCTGAGGAAAATATGAAGCATATGATTTATATTCATGAGCATTCAAACAGGACTGAGTGGTAATGGTCGGACAAAAAACTATTGCCACTCGTCAGTCGTGTACGAATACTATAAGGACGTTTATTAGGAAAACTGCTCACGCTAGGATTTGATCTGAATGTCGAGACACGGTTAAATACAGTGACTCTAGAGATTATTAAAACCTCTTAGATTGAAGGTGAGGCTCTAAATAACGAGCAAGTGCGTCCCTCAGTTGTGCAGTATTTAGGTATAGATAACGCCAGCATGTCAGCATACTTTTTAGACCACCATCGGATTTTTTATAAGTAATGCTAAGTTGACCGTAACTTATATTGCCTAATTAACCACTGAATCAAGGTAGCTAACGTTAATGCTGCTAATAGTGCACAGATAGCCAATAGATCAATACGGATAGGGGCGATCATATCCTCTGTTAATCGCTGGCTAATAAAGTAATAAGGTATAGACAGTAACCATATTCCTAAGGTAACCATTTGTAGTTTAGTCATATGCTTAAGCCTCTATTAAAGTTATGGTAGTGTATCAAAAAATACTCCGAGGGATGAAAAGAGTAGTAACAGCCAAAGGTTCAAGCCCTCACTAGCGAACCGAACCAGTGAAAGCATCTGATTGGTTCGCCTTAGATAGACCTAAAAAAATATAACTTAGACTGGAGCCCTTTTGCCAGTTTGGATCAATAGAACGCCACCAAGAATCAATATTAAAGCTACGATCTCTAGACTGGTAATATCCTCTCCAATTATGATACCAATAATAACAGCAACGATTGGCGCAATATAAGTAGCACCAGCAGCCTTCACAGAACCTAATTTTTCAATAATAAAATAATAGATGAGATAAGCTGCACCTGTTCCTAATACGCCAAGTCCAAGTACTGTTCCCCACATTGCCTTCGTGTTTGTTGCTATCTTAGTAATACCCTCAAAATCAATCAGTACTGACAGCGTTAAAACGGCTATACCCGTCTGCCAAGTTGCCAACGCAAGTGGTGGTAGTTTCAAAGGAGATAGAAAACGACGTGCATATACAAATGATGCACCGACGCTCAGAGATCCTGCTAACATCCATAATACGCCTATGAGAGAAACACCCATCGCCCCTTGCCAAGGTCGGGCGCTTAATGCAATACCAGCAAACCCTAACAAAACGCCTAGAGCCATTTGCTTAGTTGGTCGCTCTTCAGGCAAGAATAACGCAGCACCTAAAAAAGTAAAAATGGGAATTGAACCGCTCAATAATCCTGCAATACTACTGGGTAATAGCGCAGTGCCTGCAACAAACCCATAGTAATAAAAAGAAGTTGCGAGCACTGACATCACTATAAAGTTTGGTATATGAGGCAGCTGTTTACGAGTAATGACCTTACTACGCCATGCGATTAGTGCTAATGGCAAGAAACCAAATAGTACTCGTAAAAATACAGTTTGAGCGGGCGAAATTAAGTCTGTAGCCCATTTCATAAAAATGAAATTTGACCCCCAAATCACACCCAGTAAAATGAGCGCTGTATATACTCTAAACATAAAAGCCACCTTAAAAACTCGAAAGCCATCTAAGTAGCTAGACGGCGATTTGCCTCGCTTGTGAGGTAGAACAAACTCCCATCAATAGGTATCTACTTGATAAGCGTAGAGCCAATGAAATCTATGCTTTATATAACTTATAGATGAGAGTATGGCTTTATGACAGATTAAAGAAGTTTAAGAGCTGAAGTAGGCTCTTTGTTTGATCTACTGCTGTAAAAGGAATGAGTTTTTCTACAGTCACCCTCTACTTCATTAGCTATCATTTATTCATTATAGCCAGTGAATGTAAATAACTTGCATGATATTAAAAGGTGTTAGACTGTAGATAATCTATTGTTTGGAAGGGTGTTATGCCAAACCATCGTTCTCTGCCGCCGCTAAATGCCTTACGTGCATTTGAAGCTGCTGGTCGCAAGCTAAGTTTCCGTGCAGCCGCTGATGAGCTTTTTGTGACCCAAGGGGCAGTTGCTCAGCAAGTTCGCATATTAGAAGAATATATTGGGTTTTCTTTATTTCAGAGGCTACCCAGAGGCGTTTCACTTACCAGTAAAGGAAGCGTATATTTTGCAGAAATCACACAGGCTTTTGACACTATAAATAAGGCAACAGTACAACTACTTAAGGAGCCTGAAACTGTTACTATTAGCGTGACACCTGCTTTTGCAACTAAAATCTTGTTGCCTCAACTATCTGCCTTAACGGCCGCAGTGCCTGATATTGATTTGCGCACGGTAGCGACCGAATCCATTGCAGACTTTGATCGTGATCAAGTAGATATTGCTGTGCGTCTCACTGATCCACCATTCCCTACATCGTTTGAGACGCGGCTACTGTTTAAACAAAAACTTGTACCAGTTGCCAGCCCTCATCTTATCGGTGACAGAACACTTCCTATATCACTTAAGTACTTGCGTGATATGCCATTGCTGCACGACTCGCACAATCATTGGCCACGCTTCTTTGGGATTACAGGTAAATTACCGGGTGCAGTATTTAATCAAACTGCACTCGCTTTAGATGCTGCTTTGGCTGGTCAGGGAGTTGCGATTGCCTGTCAGGCTTTTGTACAAGCGGACTTATCGGCGGGTC
This is a stretch of genomic DNA from Psychrobacter alimentarius. It encodes these proteins:
- a CDS encoding TerC family protein translates to METIGTPWLYAIFFAIVAVMLLIDFLGFKHKDPLENSDVNAVQNEHQPVSIKLAVLWSIAWVSVSALFAGGLWWYLNTNLGTAVANQKTLEFVTGYLIEKSLAIDNVFVWLMIFGAFAVPPALQRRILLYGVIGAIVLRTIFILAGAWLIQEFSWVLYIFGAFLVYTGYKFLKGGHDEPVDLEEMKLLKWLRRHMRITPTLRGEKFLVRENGLLWATPMLVVLILVEISDVIFAVDSIPAIFAITTDPFIVLSANLFAILGLRAMFFLLAGAAATMHYLPYGLGVIMTFIGIKMLLLDLYHVPIAISLGFIAVVLIITGLMSWRYAKNNPQAQI
- a CDS encoding DedA family protein, coding for MHQMSEWVLAIMVKFGYLGIVFAMFAENVFPPIPSELIMPAAGFAAARGDLNIFLVILTGTFGSVIGALPLYYLGTLFNKERLILFTEKYGKYVFIKAEDILSSNAWFDKRGKKAVFFGRMVPGIRSLISIPAGMNKMSLISFLTLTALGSSIWTTALTLAGFYLGKNYEVIATMLAPYSKLFLLLAIAIVIAWLIKRRISAQHSNINI
- a CDS encoding TerC family protein produces the protein MIELLSDPSIWLGFLALVSLEIILGIDNLVFIAILANKLPPHQRSKARNLGLGLALVMRLGLLFVMSWLVTLTEPVVSYGTFNLSIRDLILVVGGFFLLFKATLELHERLEGKPDTNNNSKVYAGFAAVVAQIVILDAVFSFDAVITAVGMVKHVEVMMAAVIVAMAVMILAAKALTDFVGKHPTVVILCLGFLLMIGFSLIVEGLGFHIPKGYLYAAIGFSIVIEAFNQFMQRNRNKHESVIPLRDRAADSILKLMGGKTSNDNEDLLTEDKSSIPVIPFEEEERYMISGVLALGERDVETIMTPRSDISWINIEDSIDEIYKKVLSTPHSLLPVCQGQLNKILSVVRAKDILSVLNKQPDNIYSALEPLFTKQKPVFVSNSIGNLRLINLLKNAKGNLAIVVDEYGQVAGLVTPLDLFEAIAGEFPDEDETLEFFKQEDHWIAEGTISLDQLRLELNEPSLLEEVEQLTLGGYINFRLGGIGQVNEQVSSDGYVFTILEALSTRILLVKIERDDI
- a CDS encoding DMT family transporter — its product is MFRVYTALILLGVIWGSNFIFMKWATDLISPAQTVFLRVLFGFLPLALIAWRSKVITRKQLPHIPNFIVMSVLATSFYYYGFVAGTALLPSSIAGLLSGSIPIFTFLGAALFLPEERPTKQMALGVLLGFAGIALSARPWQGAMGVSLIGVLWMLAGSLSVGASFVYARRFLSPLKLPPLALATWQTGIAVLTLSVLIDFEGITKIATNTKAMWGTVLGLGVLGTGAAYLIYYFIIEKLGSVKAAGATYIAPIVAVIIGIIIGEDITSLEIVALILILGGVLLIQTGKRAPV
- a CDS encoding LysR substrate-binding domain-containing protein; its protein translation is MPNHRSLPPLNALRAFEAAGRKLSFRAAADELFVTQGAVAQQVRILEEYIGFSLFQRLPRGVSLTSKGSVYFAEITQAFDTINKATVQLLKEPETVTISVTPAFATKILLPQLSALTAAVPDIDLRTVATESIADFDRDQVDIAVRLTDPPFPTSFETRLLFKQKLVPVASPHLIGDRTLPISLKYLRDMPLLHDSHNHWPRFFGITGKLPGAVFNQTALALDAALAGQGVAIACQAFVQADLSAGRLIQVSESDLIVEPNYYLVRKRVTASRKNVDAVWNWCIENLVTI